The window CAAGGTTGGGCTGACCTCCCAGATGGCTTGCTTCACTCCATCGTTGATCGGCTGGGCTCCTTCCGAGACCTTCTTGGCTTCGCCACCACATGCCCCTCGTGGCGTGCTGCCTTCTCCTCGTACCCATCAAAATCCACATTCCTCACAAAATTACCACCTCTCCTCATCCAGCCCCATATTCGTGCACAAGGTCCTCTTCTTCCTTGTACCAGTGGTTGTCGTGAGCTATACCCATGTAAGGTTGTTGATCCAGCCAACCGAAACGCCGCCCTTCGCTGTTGGATCCCTCAAGATGCCCTGGAGAAGATGACATTTATTGGATCCTCCTATGGTAAGCTCATCTACTACTGCAACGGATACTGTCGCATCATCGATGTGTTCACCGGCGACGAGGTGTCGACTCCACGTCTCCCATCCCGTGCTGGATGTTCAAAACTTCACTTGGCTGGCATTCTAACAGCCCCACTTGCATCACCCAACTCACATCTCCTTGTCAGTACCGAGTCCTTCCTGCTTGATCTGCGTGTTGGAAACGACTCTTGGTCCGAACTCCAGCTTCCTTGTCAGTTTGTAATAGACCATTTTGTGGAGTTGGATGGTCAGCTCATTGTCTCGAATAGCTATGGGAGATCCTACGCTCTGCAGCTGGCCCCTCAGCATGGCCTGCAGGAGATAAAAACCAAGCCTGTGGGAGGAAAGCCGGTGGTAGGAAGGCTGGTGGTTTGTGGTGATATACTTCTCATTCTCAGTTTTGGCGAGTTCCACCGCCTCGACATGTCAACTGAGCCCGCGACACGGGTGGCCGTGGAGAAGCTGGGCGAGCGGGCACTCTTTGTAGGGGCGgaagcgaagagctcggcactttCTTGCATGAGCCCGGAGCTATGGGGAGGAAGGAGCGACATCGTGTACTTTGCTCGTACAGCTCGACCTTGGTTTCTCTATAGGCTGTGTGGCAGGCCAGATCGCTTGCAGGATAGACCAACACGACCAACACGCGTTGAACCCGCAGGCTTTGGAAGCACCCCAGTGCAGTCATCAGTTCGGCCGCTCTGGCTGTACCCAAGCATGTTCTACTCGGATGGCCAATGAATGAATGATCCGTGCCTGCCAGCCAACTACGTACAGTTTGCCGCAGCACCGGCTTCATCTGAGATTTCCCTTTGAGATCCAGGGAGTAGAGATTGGTTTTTGCTGCATGCATTGGCAGAATATGTTACTCGTGGTACGGAGGAGTGCTCCCTCTGCTCCTGTATTTTGTTTGTTGAACTTGATAAGTTTTAACTTTTGTGGTGTCGGCACTAGCACTAGCTTTACTAGAATAACTCAGTTATCCGTTTTTTACCAACCTGTGCTCCCTGTTTAATAGTATTTTACTAGGTGTACTTGACCACTTATGCTTTTTTTCTATAATGAAAGTAGCATATATATGTTCAGCGTCTCCCCTGTTTCAACGATGAAAATCTAACATTTCTGCTTGTACTTGAGCTTTGTGTGCATAAGGTTGTCATTGTTTGCTAAACGGCAGTGGAAGGATGATACACCAGATGGATTAGTTGGTGTAACCTTAGTTTAAAAATAGAAGTCCCCATTTGATAGTGACCAGGACTGCCCGCGGCAGTATATATAGTTCTGCACCTCGTCTCAGTGAAGATATAAATTCCCTGATGATCTGATGCAGTGAAATTCTGCAGTTCAGTTATGATATAAATTTCCAGTTTAGCTACAGGACTGGCCACTGCAGTTTAGTTATGCCCCTCATCCTAGTGAATTATGCAACTGGCTAGTGTGGAAATTGTAGAAGCGTCTCAACCCCCAACATGGGAGCCCGCATGATATATATTGATTGAGGCGAGGCCAGATCTCGCAGAGGCATACAAGGTTCGGTTGTTAACAACCAGATAGATTACATGGAGAGATAAGGAGAATATCAAGTTAAATGATAACTATGCTAACAACTAGAGATCTCCTAACTACTTCAAAGTCTTGGCTACCAAGCAATAGTCGCCGTGACACATGTTGGCACATGTATGTTTAACACTCCCCCATAATCACAACTAGCATAAGTTGAGATTACGTTTGAATTCTTCAAAACCTTTGAATGGCAATGCCTTTGTGAACCCATCTGCAAGCTGACTTTTGGAAGGTATAAACCTGATCTCAAGCTGTTTATTGGCAACACGTTCTCGTACAAAGTGAAAgtctatttcaatgtgctttgtcctggCATGAAAAACTGGGTTAGCAGATAAATATGTagcaccaagattgtcacaccacaAACAAGGAGGCTGAATCTGAGTCACCCCAAGTTCTCTGAGCATAGACTGAACCCAAATAATTTCTGCCGTTGCATTTGCTAATGCTTTATACTCTGCTTCTGTGCTTGACCTAGAAACAGTAGCTTGTTTTCTTGCGCACCATGATATCAAGTTAGGTCCATAAAAGATAGCAAAACCACCTGTTGACCTTCTGTCATCCAAacaaccagcccagtctgcatctgagTAGGCACTGACACGTGTGGAAGATGACTTGCTGAATGTGAGACCCAAGTGTATAGTGCTTCTTATGTACCTGAGAATTCGTTTTGCAGCTGTCCAGTGAACTGTGGTAGGTGCATAAAGATACTGACACACTTTATTGactgcaaaagagatgtcaggtcgtgTAAGAGTCAAATACTGAAGTCCACCGACTAGGCTCCTGTAACCTGTAATATCCTCTTGATGCAGAGGCTGTCCTTCTGTCAAGGACAAAGGTTCTGAACTAgacaaaggtgttggtgaagatttacAATTCTGCATGCCAATTCTGCTTAGTAGTTCAGTAGCATACTTTTCCTGAGATAGATGAATACCGTTGCTATGTTTCTTGACCTCAATGCCCAAGAAGAAATGCAGATCTCCCAAGTCCTTGAGTGCAAACTCAGAGCCTAGATCCTTGAGTAATGCTGTCACAGCTCCATCAGAAGAACTAGTGAcaattatgtcatcaacatatattaaaACAAATATGGATGTTTTGTGCTTGTTATAGATGAACAAGGAGGTGTCAGATTTTGATGGAACAAAGCCAAGTGATTGGAGTTTCATACTTAACCGTGAATACCACGCCCTGGGTGCCTGCTTCAACCCATACAGGGCCTTGTCAAGCTTGCAAACATAGGATGGTGCATCTTTGTCTTCAAACCCAGGAGGCtgtttcatgtacacttcctcttccagaacaccatgaagaaacgcgttctgaacatctagctgcctCAGACTCCAACCCCTGGACACAGCTATTGATAACACAAGACGGATTGTTGCAGCTTTAACAACAGGACTGAACGTGTCCTCATAATCTATTCCATACCTTTGCTTGAAGCCCTTGGCTACAAGTCTTGCTTTGTATCTATCTATagtaccatcagacttcttcttgaTTCGATATACCCACTTACAATCAATCAGATTTCTGCCTGGTCGAGGGGGCACTAGGTGCCACGTTTTATTTTTACGCAGCGCCGCGATTTCATCTTCCATGGCCGCCTTCCACCTAGGATCACCAAGTGCTGTCATTAAACTGTTAGGTTCACCAGTTGTGCATGACATACCGATTTTTGAGAAATTTTTATAATTTAACCGAGTGGTAATTCCCTTCTGTAGCCTGGTGCGCGGCGCCACAGGAGAAACCACAGGAGATGAAGCCGCAGGAGATCCGCCGGTCGAATCAGCCTCAGGTGCTGGCGACTCAGATCCCGAGGAAGATTGTGTCGTGCCTGTGGGCGACCGCCTCGGTGGTGAAGCGGCGGGCCCGGTCAAATCTGGTGCAGTGGCGGGCCCTGGCGAAACCGGCGTGGACCAACCAGGTGAGGCGGGGTCGGGCGCGCGAGTATCTGCCAGCCACGCGTCGTCAGGCGGTTGGTGCGGGGCAGCGCCGTCGTTGTCTTGATCACGCGCCTGCTCGAGGCGCTCGGGCCCCGAGGCCCGACCAGGTGCTGTGCGCCCGGATCCCGGAGAGGATATTGGGGCGAATCCTCCTCGATGTGCGTGCATGTCGCCAGCCAGGGGGCACATGAAATCACGCCTGTTGCCTTCTTCTTCTGGATTTAAATCTGCAGCATTAATCTCAGGCATAATATGATGATTAGAGGCAAGTTGGTCAGTACTATTATTCTCTCCCCCATGATCAACGCCGGTTAAGGTAGAAGGCAACAGAAGAATTTCTTTGCGAAGCAAAGCGCCGGCATTTGGGTGGAGTTTAGCAAAAGGGAACACCGTTTCATCAAAGACAACATCTCGGGAGATATACACGCGTCCCGTGGCTACATCGAGACACTTGACACCTTTATGTTGTGCGCTGTAGCCTATGAAGACACATTGTGTTGATCGAAACATGAGTTTCCTATTATTATAGGGACGAAGGTTGGGCCAACATGCGCAACCAAACACACGAAGATGAGAATACTCAGGCTTGATATGAAGTAGACGTTCAGTGGGTGTCTCAAAGTTGATGACACGACTAGGTAAAATATTTATGAGGTGCACCGCGGTGAGGAACGCCTCATCCCAGAACTTGAGTGGCATGGATGCTCCGGCAAGAAGGGAAAGACCAACGTCGACAATGTGTCTATGCTTGCGCTCCGCGGAAccattttgttggtgagcgtgAGGGCAAGAAACATGATGAGAAATCCCTATCTGTTGGAAAAAGGAGTTAAGTTTCTCGTATTCCCCTCCCCAGTCTGATTGCATGGCAAGTATTTTGCAATTGAATTGTCGTTCGACAAGAGCTTGAAAGTTAAGAAAAACTTGGAAAACATCGGAGCGTTTCTTAAGGAGGTATATCCATGTATACTTGCTAAAATCATCGATGAAACTCACGTAATAGGTGTGCCGACCGACAGAGGAGGGGGCCGgtccccatacatcagaaaacacaagtTGCAAGGGTTTTGTTGAAACACTATTGGAAATAGGATATGGCAACTGATGGCTTTTTGCTCTTTGGCAAGAGTCACAGATAGTTTCATGATCATGCTCGTCAACAAACGCGAGCTTATTTTTGCTAAGAATTTGATAAACAACGGAAAAAGATGGGTGGCCTAAACGATTATGCCATCGTTCTGAGGACACCTTGAAAGCTCCATATGCTTGCTTATTGAACTTGGAAATTGTGGGGATCAACGGATAGAGACCTTGCACACATCTACCGCGATAAAGCACCCTCCtcgtgacctgatccttgatcaaaaagaaaaagGGATGAAACTCTATGAAGACACCATTGTCAAGAGTAATGCGATGAACTGACAGAAGATTTTTTGATGCATTAGGAATGTGCAGAACATCATCTACACGAATATCACGATGTGGGGTTTGAATAATAGACTTGCCAACATGACTTATCATCATACCTGGACCGTTTTCAGCAGTGTGGACTTGATCTTGGCCTTGATACTTCTCGTGCATGGTCATCTTCTCAAGCTCAGAGGTGATGTTCTCATTTGAGCCAGAGTCAAGATACCAATTTGAGTCCACTCCGTATGAGGCATCTGCTGCGACTGCAACACGCCTCCTTCTGGGATTGTCCTCTGCATAGCGCCACTTGCATTCTTTTGCGATATGGTTAGTTTTCTTACAGATTTGGCATTTGTTTTCATACTCCTCGTACCCCATGAAGCGAGCGCCTTGATTGTTGTTGTAGTAGTGGCGAGGGGGGCCGTTGTTGTTGTAGTAACCCCCGCCACTGCCGCCACGATGGCCACCACCTTGGCCACCGCTGTTGCCGTGGTTGTTGTAGCTGCCGCCACCTCCATGATTGTAGGCGCCTCCGCCAGCGCCAGGGTAGCCGCTGCTAGGGTTTTGGCCACCGCCGCCAGGATAACCCCCGCCACGGCCGCCGTTCTTCTGGTTCCGGTAGCCGCCTTTGCCTCCGCCCGAGCGACCTCTGGACGCTGTGTTGGCCGATGACTTGAAGCCACCGGCGCCGTTGAACATCTCAACGCGCTGATCGAAATTTGCCACCATGGAGAAAAGCGCGTCGACGGTGATGGGCTCGGTGCGGACGTCGAGTGCGGAGATGATCGGCTGATACTCCATGTCAAGCCCGGCGACGATGAAGGAGATGAGCTCTCCCTCCCCGAGCGGCTTGCCCGCCGCCGCAAGCTCGTCAGAGAGGGCCCGCATCTGCCCGAAGTAGGTGGAAGCCGATTGAGATCCCTTCTGGGCATTGGTGAGGGCAGATCTGATGTTGTTCACGCGAGACAAGGAGACTGCAGAGAACATGTTTGCTAGTGCCGACCAGATTGCATGAGATGATTCAAGCGAAGCCACTTGGACTAGCACCTCCTTGGACAGATTACGAAGGAGATATGCTACGATTTGCTGATCTTGAACTAACCAGGGATTATGGGCAGGATTGGGAACTACCTGTTCCTTACCATCTTTATCTTTGCTAGTGATTGTTTTGGGAGGCTCCTCTATGGTTTGATCTATGTAGCCAAACAGGCCGGCGCCCAGTATCTGGGATCGCGCCTGGGCTCGCCAGAGAACGTAGTTCGTCCGGCTAAGGGGTTCTGATGTGTTGTAGTTGAGGCCAGAGGAGGTGATTGTGGTGGAGGAGGACATGGCTGCGGCGTGATGggttgaggatgaagaagatgaagaaggatgAGCTAGATGCTATGGAAGAGGcctgctctgtataccatgtggaaattgtagAAGCGTCTCAACCCCCAACATGGGAGCCCGCATGATATATATTGATTGAGGCGAGGCCAGATCTCGCAGAGGCATACAAGGTTCGGTTGTTAACGACCAGATAGATTACATGGAGAGATAAGGAGAATATCAAGTTAAATGATAACTATGCTAACAACTAGAGATCTCCTAACTACTTCAAAGTCTTGGCTACCAAGCAATAGTCGCCGTGACACATGTTGGCACATGTATGTTTAACAGCTAGAATGATTTGATGCAGTGAAAATCTGAGAAGTACTGTATATATATGCTAACAACTGAATGTGTCAGAATCTGTCTCAATTTTCATTGCATCTAGCTAGCTATCTGCCATGCCAAAAGGAAAATACGCAAACTGCTATTGTTTGTTGCCTCGATGTCTCGCTTCCCTTTTTGTCCAGAGTTTTTATGGTTTCTCATTCCTGCGGTGTATGTACCAGGTTTGTTTCTTTCTCGCGCGTCTGGTTTATGGGTTTGGTTAGGTCTAGGCTGTTGTATCGTTTAAATCCTGTAACTGCAAGCTGGACCGGAAAACGGCTGTTTTGAATTGTGAAGCAATGGAAGTTAGTCAGGTCACACTTTATCCATAGTATATAGTTTATTTACCTCTGCTAATGTTTAGAGGAAAATGTACGCCACCGGCTTGTGACCTAGCTTTGTGTGTGTCGAAGGCAATAACACAACAAGGTTCTTGCTGCTGCTAGTTCGAACAAATATGTTGTTTTTTCAGGTGTTGTATGTGTGTATGTCCTTTTATGTGTGTTGAACCGAATgcgttgtgttgagtttcattgcaGCTTGAGAAGTATTCCTTTGTCCCAAATTATAAGACGTTTCTGATAGGTGCTGAACCGAACACAATGCCACGATTTCGAACGGATAATACGTTCCTTTTTGGTGTCGGTATGTGGATGCCTTTGCATTTCAACACCAAGGAGATCAACGGATTGTTCACTTCAGAACCGAGTAATTAAGATGGTGGCACATAATATTCAATCATTCTAAATTTAACGTAAAGATAGTCAGTTAAGTGAGCATGATGTGTTATACATACTCTACAATGAAGCCTGGAACTACACTAACATGTGAAATCACACTACAGACTGTAAAATTTCTTTGAGCGTCCTCTAGGGGGCGTTTCCTATTTAGCGCCCCAGGCGCCGGTTATAGACCGTTTGCCAANNNNNNNNNNNNNNNNNNNNNNNNNNNNNNNNNNNNNNNNNNNNNNNNNNNNNNNNNNNNNNNNNNNNNNNNNNNNNNNNNNNNNNNNNNNNNNNNNNNNNNNNNNNNNNNNNNNNNNNNNNNNNNNNNNNNNNNNNNNNNNNNNNNNNNNNNNNNNNNNNNNNNNNNNNNNNNNNNNNNNNNNNNNNNNNNNNNNNNNNNNNNNNNNNNNNNNNNNNNNNNNNNNNNNNNNNNNNNNNNNNNNNNNNNNNNNNNNNNNNNNNNNNNNNNNNNNNNNNNNNNNNNNNNNNNNNNNNNNNNNNNNNNNNNNNNNNNNNNNNNNNNNNNNNNNNNNNNNNNNNNNNNNNNNNNNNNNNNNNNNNNNNNNNNNNNNNNNNNNNNNNNNNNNNNNNNNNNNNNNNNNNNNNNNNNNNNNNNNNNNNNNNNNNNNNNNNNNNNNNNNNNNNNNNNNNNNNNNNNNNNNNNNNNNNNNNNNNNNNNNNNNNNNNNNTTTACTTCTCTGtttaaaaagataaaaaaataTGCAAGTGCAGTGTGTTGAACTAAAGACCTCCTACTTCTGTATGAATAGCACAAACCAACCAAAACACCCCAACAGGTGTGGccattttcttttttttcacttttCTCCTTCCTTTTGTATGCAGTTCACTAGTTGGTTTTCTAGGCAGGTTTTTTTCTTCTTGTTCCTTTTTCTCTTTGTTCTTTTTTTGCTTTTCTTAAAACACTTTACTTATTTTTTTGCAAATTCGAAACTTTCTTCAtattcatgaatattttcaaatttgtgaacttttttgttTAAAATCCgtgattttttcaaatttgataaaaaaatcgaAATCACataacttttttcaaatttttgaactttgtttccaaaattgatgattttttttcaaatttgtggacTTTTTTCAAAATAAATGAACAATTTTTCAACATTGATgatttatttttgaaaaattcttgtttccaaaattgatgaactttttgtcaAAAGTGAAATTGTTGCCCGAAatcgatgattttttttgaaattgatgattattttaaaaaaatgacaAACATTGTTTCCGAATTGGTGGGGGCAGCAGCGGCGGTGAGGGGGGGAGGAGGACGGGGGTGGCGAAGGAGGTCCGAAGCGATGCGGGATATGTGGGATATGCGGCAAGCCCGCTGGACTCAGCGGCGTGACCGCTTGGGCCCGTTACACAGAACGCGGTCAGCCCAACGGCATCTTGCGGGCTTTTTTTGCAGGGCGGCGTGGCGGACGAGCGGGATGTCCCGCGCCGCTTGCACCCAGGTGTGCGTGAGCGCTGGTCCCTGCAAGGAGGGCCCCGTCGGCCCGCCATTTCAACGTACGACCCAACCCACCGCTGCCTGTGAAGCTGGCCTTGCATGCATCGGCCGACGAGGATGCAAAGTGCGTTCCTCCACTACATTATGGCAAATATTCATTCACCTCCGGGAAGAAAATGAGAATGTATTTTTTTTTCTAAAGGAGGTTAGAACCCGGCTTCTGCATCATTGAGATGCACACAAGCACATTTATTAAAGTTGGCGTAAGGTCGCGAGGTTAAAGACATCAATAAAGAGAGTAGAAGACTTAGACAATTATGACTGACCTATTAAAATATATAAATTTAGCACCTACAACTAAGTCGACTTTTTCcgcaacacttattttgggacggggggAGTAATACAAAAAAGCTATTATTTGGATAGTTGTTCTAGTGTATGGTTTGGAAATATCTAACATGATATCTAATGATAGTATAGTATTTGGATCACATTCACATAGATGCAAATATATAATTTTTTAAAGATACTCCTACTTGTTTATGAATGTTCCTAAGAAGTTTTTTCTTACACAATCATAGTCGTAGCACCAAGATAGAATGGTACTCCTACTTGTTTCTAGCAAGAAAAAGTAGAAAGTGGACCTTTTTGTTGTTTTCCTTGAGTGTGATCTACTACTAGTAGTATAGAAACCCATGCAGACACTCATCCTCATCTTGATGTTGGGAAGAATTTGTTTAACGGGATTGATCCACTGCGCGAACATGCTGCAGGGAGGTTCCATCCTAACACATTGCTGATGCTCTGAGTCACCTGGAGGGTAGATACCACCTCCCAGAAAATGTCATGTGAAATTTTTAAGATGGTATCATGGTATCACCTAAGGGTGGTATCGTACGAAATTCTCCCCTGAGTCACCAAGGGAGTAGCAATAGAGAACACTGGAGTGCACATTGTCAGTCAGTATTGCACATGGAGGGAGAGGTCTGTGAGGCGAGGCAAAACATAGTGATTATCCCCACCCACCACCATCAAGTGTCAGTTAATGGAGTTCCTCGGGGCTGTGGAAAGCCTGAGTGATGCCCATTTTACTAACATTATACACTAGTGGTATAATCCCCTTCCTTTCTTCTTTCATGCAGGGTTGCAGACATCTGCATTGCCAGCCCATCGGTGTACACCTTCGACTTTTTCTTTCAACGGCAGCCCGTTGCTTGCTTGATCAGTAAAAATATGCATGTCACCCGCCCGCTCTCAATACACCGATCCTCTTACAGCCATGTCTCCCTCGGGTGCCAACCAACGATGGCATGCAGTTGACCCACCGCCGACTCCTGCTACGCTTAATCCCGTTGGCGATCGGATAACATTATAGTATTACTGAGAGAGAAGCTTGATTTAATCAATGGATGGTCGCCATTAGCACTACGCACGCCCAACCACCCAGCTGGATCCAAATCTTCTATTCTACCACAGGCGTTTGTGAGCCAATCTAGCAATAAATTTGTTCCCTCATGTTTCTCTTGAGTTAAaaaactttctcaaaataatttggAAGCAGAAAAATTTGTTGCCTAAAGTCCAAACTTTTGCTTGGAGGCTTCTTAGTAAAGCTTTACCGACAGGTATGAGAGCAGGCCGTTTTTCCACTCATATTTCTCATACTTGTTGTAGGTGTGCCCAACAAGAGGATGAATTTCATCTCTTCTTTCTTTGTGATTTTGCTAGAGCTGCCTGGTTTTTTGCTCCTTGGTTTCTCAGATCCGATTCTCTTGTTCAGGGCCATAATTCAATGCACTCTATTCTCATTCATATGGTTTCTATGGGGCATCCTTATGCTTCCTTGCAaaatgttttgaattttttatggtgtATCTGGAAAGCTAGAAATGATTTCTTGTTTGAAAGGAAAAGATGTCTTCTTTACAAAGTGCATATTGCTGCTGCTCATATTGACATTGCATTGCATGAGGATTCTTTCCTCCATTCTAATAATCAGATTTGTGCTAAAAACCATCTTGAGGCTCAGGTTGCTCCTAAACAAGGGCAGACTCTTAAATCTGATATGTTGATTAATGGTACTAAAATCTTTTCGGATGCAGCCTTTAGGTCTTCCAAAATTCCAGGTCTTGCTCAAGGGGAAGTAAAGACAGGTGTAGGAGTTTACTTTTgcataccttctcctcggagagaaATTAACATTCAGGTTCAAGCTTCAGCGCCTCCTACGTCTACTCCTATTCAAGCAGAAGCAGTTGCTCTTGCATATGCAGCTCATTTGGCAGCCAGTCTTAGTGTACAACAACCAACATTTTTAACTGATTGTCTCTCTTTAGCTTCAGCTGTGGCTTCTAGGAAGATAACCCATTCGGCTGCCCCTTGGAACATCAGAAAAGAACTGGCTTCCTTTGTTACATCTACTGCTCATCTTAACTCTCAAGTTTTTCATATTTCCAGGAACCTGAATGGAGTTGCTCACAACCTTGCTCAGCAGGTTTTCCAGTCTGTTCGTGGTCCTATTCTGGATTGTTCATCTCACTCTCATGCTTCCGATGACTGTCCAGTGTCTGCCATTTTGGATGATTTTAATTTTCAGGTTTTCAGGTGCACAAAGTGTATTGTTTCTAGCAGCAGGTTGGATTCTTGTTCATGCGGCTCTTCTCTCCTTTCTGCTTCTATTTCAGGCCTACATCTCAACATC is drawn from Triticum dicoccoides isolate Atlit2015 ecotype Zavitan chromosome 6B, WEW_v2.0, whole genome shotgun sequence and contains these coding sequences:
- the LOC119325728 gene encoding uncharacterized protein LOC119325728, translated to MQRPSKLPAVSLPWHLASFGPQGWADLPDGLLHSIVDRLGSFRDLLGFATTCPSWRAAFSSYPSKSTFLTKLPPLLIQPHIRAQGPLLPCTSGCRELYPCKVVDPANRNAALRCWIPQDALEKMTFIGSSYGKLIYYCNGYCRIIDVFTGDEVSTPRLPSRAGCSKLHLAGILTAPLASPNSHLLVSTESFLLDLRVGNDSWSELQLPCQFVIDHFVELDGQLIVSNSYGRSYALQLAPQHGLQEIKTKPVGGKPVVGRLVVCGDILLILSFGEFHRLDMSTEPATRVAVEKLGERALFVGAEAKSSALSCMSPELWGGRSDIVYFARTARPWFLYRLCGRPDRLQDRPTRPTRVEPAGFGSTPVQSSVRPLWLYPSMFYSDGQ